A window of the Streptomyces luomodiensis genome harbors these coding sequences:
- a CDS encoding zinc-dependent alcohol dehydrogenase: MTRTARAFWLRSPGHGEIRQVTLPDPGPGDVVVRTLCTGVSRGTETLVFRGGVPESQHTAMRAPFQDGAFPGPVKYGYLNVGLVEEGPRDLRGRAVFCLYPHQTRYVVPASAVTPVPAGVPAPRAVLAGTVETAVNAAWDAAPLLGDRIAVVGAGMVGACVAAVLARFPAVRVQLVDARPERAEVARALGVDFALPGEAAGDRDLVVHASATEQGLARSLELLAPEGTVLELSWYGDRRVSLPLGEAFHSRRLVVRSSQVGTVSPARGARRGYADRMALALGLLADPAFDALVTGECGFEELPEVLPRLASGELPGLCHRVRYDGEDDGHDAYEDDGGSAVSPG, from the coding sequence ATGACGCGCACCGCCCGTGCCTTCTGGCTCCGCTCCCCCGGCCACGGCGAGATACGTCAAGTGACCCTGCCCGACCCGGGCCCCGGCGACGTGGTGGTGCGCACGCTGTGCACCGGGGTGAGCCGCGGTACGGAGACCCTGGTCTTCCGCGGTGGCGTCCCGGAGAGCCAGCACACCGCCATGCGGGCGCCGTTCCAGGACGGTGCGTTCCCCGGCCCGGTCAAGTACGGCTATCTCAACGTGGGTCTGGTCGAGGAGGGGCCGCGGGACCTGCGGGGGCGCGCCGTCTTCTGTCTGTATCCGCATCAGACCCGGTACGTGGTCCCGGCGAGCGCGGTGACCCCGGTGCCGGCGGGCGTGCCCGCGCCGCGCGCCGTGCTGGCGGGCACGGTGGAGACCGCGGTGAACGCCGCCTGGGACGCCGCGCCCCTGCTGGGCGACCGGATCGCCGTGGTGGGGGCGGGGATGGTGGGTGCCTGCGTCGCGGCGGTGCTGGCCCGGTTCCCCGCCGTACGGGTGCAGTTGGTCGACGCCCGGCCCGAGCGCGCGGAGGTCGCGCGGGCGCTCGGGGTGGACTTCGCGCTCCCCGGGGAGGCGGCGGGCGACCGTGATCTGGTGGTGCACGCCAGCGCCACCGAACAGGGGCTCGCGCGCTCGCTGGAACTCCTCGCGCCGGAGGGCACGGTGCTGGAGCTGAGCTGGTACGGGGACCGGCGGGTCAGCCTGCCGCTCGGGGAGGCGTTCCACTCCCGCCGGCTGGTGGTGCGCAGCAGCCAGGTGGGGACGGTGTCACCGGCCCGGGGCGCCCGCCGGGGCTACGCCGACCGGATGGCGCTGGCGCTCGGACTGCTCGCCGATCCGGCCTTCGACGCCCTCGTCACCGGCGAATGCGGTTTCGAGGAGCTTCCCGAGGTGCTGCCGAGACTGGCGTCCGGGGAGCTTCCGGGGTTGTGCCACCGGGTTCGGTACGACGGCGAAGACGACGGACACGACGCGTACGAGGACGACGGCGGATCCGCCGTGTCGCCGGGCTGA
- a CDS encoding tautomerase family protein — protein sequence MPVVTVDWWQGNDRERRAVLVSELAATVSRVAGCPVEAVTVVVRDCEPGHHHDSASRPCSPDAGLGLMGPL from the coding sequence ATGCCTGTGGTCACCGTCGACTGGTGGCAGGGGAACGACCGGGAACGCCGCGCCGTCCTGGTGTCCGAGCTGGCCGCGACCGTATCCCGGGTGGCCGGCTGCCCGGTCGAGGCCGTCACCGTCGTGGTCCGCGACTGCGAACCCGGCCACCACCACGACTCCGCCTCCCGCCCTTGTTCCCCCGACGCCGGATTGGGTCTGATGGGCCCGTTGTGA
- a CDS encoding AfsR/SARP family transcriptional regulator, translated as MTEQKRDPVRLNVLGSLECLTDDGTQLPLGGPVHERVLVALLLSPNRVLPVSRLVEAVWDEDPPATAPHQVRKAVAALRRRIPAGHELILTDGPGYRAVVAPERLDLSMFTEGLRRAQQEAAEGRTRAAVDTLSTALALWRGPVLAGAGGAVIAAASAALEERHLAATEQYYELRLSLGESGELVGDLRDLIGSHPFQETLRGLLMLALYRSGRQAEALAEFDSVRKMLSVELGIDPSERLTALHEAILRNSPELAAPSRPAPVPPATAAAATPTGHSPPPLSAPLPTPPPPVPTGPHCCTLPYDLPDFTGRDRELRYLLEGSWGPDGQGGPGPRPGRGPRIVAIDGMGGTGKTSLAVRVAHQLADYWPDAHLYVDLRGFTPGEPPLQPGAVAEAMLRTLDVPGERIPEDEAGRLALWRTTAAQHRLVLLLDNAVDSAQVRPLLPGTSDALVLITSRSRLVELDGAQWISLGMMPPQDSTALVARMLGEERMAAEPVAVAELAELCGHLPLALRIAAARLRNRPRWTVRHLVDRLRDETRRLDELRSGERGVTATLTLSYEGLAPAHRTAFRLLGRHPGADVDPYSAGALLGTDPSRAEEVLEHLLDTHLMQQHETGRYAFHDLVRSFAQWLTKQEGQDQNTANETADATADATATQRLLDYYLAATEAACDIVFPGRAPLSPGPDGPVLRPAAVVPPLQNVARAREWLDREKDSLLAAVTLADRQGLYRHAAELARNVVFQLDSRGRYEEFRQVAGVAVAASRALEDRSLLALSLSNLAVADWKLGRFPEGLTAAEESLGLSVSLGDRRGEAKSTGMLGLLLATVGRFDEALPHLMQSISLKRELGAPRAEAESLTNLSSLFEHLGRYREAAEAARRAVELNQRIGARDNEMVALTDLALALIGLGADEEARACLDRALEMSDDSDSLGDVALVLALSAKVRRRLGMPAGTPDHAERALELERESRAPIRQATVKNILGRLCGHRRDHTTALQLHTDAHRIASAVGYRIEMARALSGMAQACQALGDAAAADDHRRGADALFDQMGVAEAFRRHG; from the coding sequence TTGACGGAGCAGAAGCGGGACCCGGTCCGGTTGAATGTGCTCGGCTCGCTCGAATGCCTCACGGACGACGGGACTCAGCTTCCGCTCGGCGGGCCCGTCCACGAGCGGGTACTCGTCGCCCTGCTGCTCTCCCCCAACCGTGTTCTGCCGGTCAGCCGGCTGGTCGAGGCCGTCTGGGACGAGGATCCGCCCGCCACCGCCCCGCACCAGGTGCGCAAGGCCGTCGCCGCGCTCCGCCGCCGCATCCCGGCGGGGCATGAGCTGATCCTCACCGATGGTCCCGGCTACCGGGCGGTGGTGGCACCCGAGCGCCTGGACCTGAGCATGTTCACCGAGGGGCTGCGGCGGGCCCAGCAGGAAGCGGCCGAAGGGCGCACCAGGGCCGCGGTCGACACCCTGAGCACGGCTCTCGCACTGTGGCGCGGCCCGGTTCTGGCCGGGGCCGGCGGTGCGGTGATCGCGGCCGCCTCCGCCGCTCTGGAGGAGCGCCACCTGGCGGCGACCGAACAGTACTACGAGCTGCGGCTGTCCCTGGGCGAGAGCGGCGAACTGGTCGGGGACCTGCGCGATCTGATCGGCTCCCATCCCTTCCAGGAGACGCTCCGCGGACTGCTGATGCTCGCCCTGTACCGGTCGGGGCGGCAGGCGGAAGCGCTGGCGGAGTTCGACTCGGTGCGCAAAATGCTCTCCGTGGAGCTGGGCATCGACCCGAGCGAGCGGCTGACCGCTCTGCACGAGGCGATCCTGCGCAACAGCCCCGAACTCGCCGCCCCCAGCCGTCCGGCGCCCGTGCCCCCGGCCACCGCGGCGGCCGCCACCCCCACCGGCCACTCACCGCCTCCCTTATCCGCTCCCTTACCCACCCCGCCCCCACCGGTGCCGACCGGCCCGCACTGCTGCACCCTGCCCTACGACCTGCCGGACTTCACCGGCCGGGACCGGGAGCTGCGGTATCTGCTGGAGGGCTCCTGGGGACCGGACGGCCAGGGCGGTCCGGGCCCGCGCCCCGGACGCGGCCCGCGCATCGTGGCCATCGACGGCATGGGCGGCACCGGCAAGACCTCGCTCGCGGTGCGGGTCGCCCACCAACTCGCCGACTACTGGCCCGACGCCCATCTCTACGTCGACCTGCGCGGTTTTACCCCAGGCGAGCCGCCGCTCCAGCCCGGCGCGGTCGCCGAGGCGATGCTGCGGACGCTCGACGTGCCCGGCGAGCGCATCCCCGAGGACGAGGCGGGGCGGCTCGCCCTGTGGCGTACCACGGCGGCACAGCACCGGCTGGTACTCCTCCTGGACAACGCTGTCGACAGCGCGCAGGTCCGGCCGCTGCTGCCGGGCACCTCCGACGCCCTCGTCCTGATCACCAGCCGTTCCCGGCTGGTGGAACTGGACGGGGCGCAGTGGATCTCCCTCGGGATGATGCCCCCGCAGGACAGCACGGCGCTGGTCGCCAGGATGCTCGGCGAGGAGCGCATGGCGGCCGAGCCGGTGGCGGTGGCCGAGCTGGCGGAGTTATGCGGCCACCTGCCGCTCGCACTGCGGATCGCCGCCGCCAGGCTCCGCAACCGGCCGCGCTGGACCGTCCGCCACCTGGTCGACCGGTTACGGGACGAGACCCGCCGCCTGGACGAACTGCGCTCCGGGGAACGCGGCGTCACCGCGACCCTGACCCTGTCCTACGAAGGGCTCGCCCCGGCGCACCGCACCGCCTTCCGGCTGCTGGGCAGACATCCGGGCGCGGACGTCGACCCCTACTCGGCCGGCGCTCTGCTCGGCACCGACCCGAGCCGGGCCGAGGAGGTGCTGGAGCATCTGCTGGACACGCATCTGATGCAGCAGCACGAGACCGGCCGCTACGCCTTCCACGACCTGGTGCGCAGTTTCGCGCAGTGGCTGACGAAGCAGGAGGGCCAGGACCAGAACACGGCGAACGAGACGGCGGACGCCACGGCGGATGCCACGGCCACCCAGCGGCTGCTCGACTACTACCTGGCCGCCACCGAAGCGGCCTGTGACATCGTTTTCCCGGGGCGGGCGCCACTGAGCCCCGGACCCGACGGACCGGTCCTGCGGCCGGCCGCCGTGGTCCCGCCGCTCCAGAACGTCGCCCGCGCCCGGGAGTGGCTGGACCGGGAGAAGGACAGCCTGCTGGCAGCCGTCACCCTCGCGGACCGCCAGGGCCTGTACCGGCACGCCGCCGAACTGGCCCGCAACGTCGTCTTCCAGCTCGACAGCCGGGGGCGCTACGAGGAGTTCCGGCAGGTGGCGGGCGTCGCGGTGGCCGCCTCACGGGCGCTGGAGGACCGGTCCCTGCTGGCCCTGAGCCTGTCGAACCTGGCGGTCGCCGACTGGAAGCTGGGGCGCTTCCCGGAGGGGCTGACGGCCGCGGAGGAGAGCCTGGGGCTTTCGGTGTCGCTGGGGGACCGCAGGGGGGAGGCCAAGAGCACCGGGATGCTCGGGCTGTTGCTGGCCACGGTCGGCCGCTTCGACGAGGCGCTGCCCCACCTGATGCAGTCGATCTCCCTCAAGAGGGAGCTGGGCGCCCCGCGCGCGGAGGCCGAGTCCCTGACCAACCTCAGCTCGCTCTTCGAGCACCTGGGCAGATACCGCGAGGCCGCCGAGGCGGCGCGGCGGGCGGTCGAGCTCAACCAGCGGATCGGCGCCCGGGACAACGAGATGGTGGCCCTGACCGACCTGGCCCTCGCCCTCATCGGTCTCGGTGCGGACGAGGAGGCCCGCGCCTGCCTGGACCGGGCCCTGGAGATGAGCGACGACTCGGACTCCCTGGGAGACGTGGCCCTGGTCCTCGCGCTCTCGGCCAAGGTACGGCGCCGCCTCGGCATGCCCGCGGGGACGCCGGACCACGCCGAACGCGCCCTGGAACTGGAGCGCGAGAGCCGCGCGCCGATCCGGCAGGCGACGGTCAAGAACATCCTGGGCCGGCTGTGCGGCCACCGGCGTGACCACACCACCGCCCTCCAACTGCACACCGACGCCCACCGGATCGCCTCGGCGGTCGGCTACCGCATCGAGATGGCGCGCGCCCTGTCCGGTATGGCCCAGGCTTGTCAGGCGCTCGGTGACGCGGCGGCGGCCGATGACCACCGCCGCGGAGCCGACGCGCTGTTCGACCAGATGGGCGTGGCGGAAGCGTTCCGCCGGCACGGTTGA
- a CDS encoding SAM-dependent methyltransferase — MGEHHPEPGRCAGPAPTRAAEGRVRTTDVPRYTPDWLELREGADAAARAPELLDALRPHLSGPPLVIHDLGCGTGSMGRWLAPRLGGPQLWILHDRDPDLLDRAAVRMPRTTTDGSRVTIATARGDLARLTGSALDGASLVTASALLDVVTEREVDRIAAACAEARCPALLALTVVGRVELSPADPLDAEIAEAFDAHQRRGGLLGPDAVAVASRAFARHGATVRTHTSPWVLGAEQSALTAEWLRGRVAAAVEQRPRCAGRAEAYLRRRLATCAAGALRAVVHHRDLLALPAPRTTGAAA, encoded by the coding sequence GTGGGAGAACACCACCCGGAACCTGGCCGGTGCGCTGGACCAGCTCCGACACGAGCCGCGGAGGGCCGCGTGAGGACGACCGACGTACCGCGTTACACCCCCGACTGGCTGGAGCTGCGGGAGGGTGCCGACGCGGCCGCCCGCGCCCCCGAACTCCTCGACGCGCTCCGCCCCCACCTGTCCGGCCCGCCGCTGGTGATCCACGATCTGGGGTGCGGCACCGGCTCCATGGGGCGCTGGCTGGCGCCCCGGCTGGGCGGCCCGCAGCTGTGGATCCTGCACGACCGGGACCCCGATCTGCTGGACCGGGCGGCCGTCCGGATGCCCCGGACCACCACCGACGGCAGCCGCGTCACCATCGCCACGGCGCGGGGCGACCTCGCCCGGCTGACCGGGAGCGCGCTGGACGGCGCCTCGCTGGTGACGGCGTCCGCGCTGCTGGACGTGGTCACCGAGCGGGAGGTGGACCGGATCGCCGCGGCCTGCGCCGAGGCCCGGTGCCCGGCGCTGCTGGCGCTGACGGTGGTGGGCCGGGTCGAGCTCAGCCCGGCCGATCCGCTGGACGCGGAGATCGCCGAGGCGTTCGACGCCCATCAGCGGCGCGGCGGTCTGCTGGGCCCGGACGCGGTCGCGGTGGCCTCCCGGGCCTTCGCCCGCCACGGCGCGACGGTGCGGACGCACACCAGCCCCTGGGTGCTCGGCGCCGAGCAGTCCGCGCTGACGGCCGAGTGGCTGCGCGGCCGGGTGGCCGCGGCCGTCGAGCAGCGGCCGCGGTGCGCGGGACGCGCCGAGGCGTATCTGCGCCGCCGGCTGGCCACGTGTGCGGCGGGGGCGCTGCGGGCGGTGGTGCACCACCGCGATCTGCTGGCGCTGCCCGCGCCCCGCACGACGGGGGCGGCCGCGTGA
- a CDS encoding glycosyltransferase family 4 protein translates to MSRAAPRAVHFVMPGAVADPAAPSGGNVYDRRICRDLPGTGWRVEEHTVAGDWPRPGPAARAELSRVLTGTADGAVVLLDGLVAAALPHLVVPQAQRLRPAVLVHLPLGDETGLDPGLAAELQALEGRTLRSVRAVVATSAWAAGRLVELHGLVPDRVHVAAPGADIAPPASPGGDGSRLLCVASVTPRKGQLRLVEALAQIRDLPWSLDCVGPLDRDPDYTGRLRELIGRTGVGDRVRLLGPRTGAGLDAGYAAADALVLASYAETYGMAVTEALARGIPVLATAVGGVPEAVGQAPGGRTPGLLIDPDDPGALTAALRRWLGDPGTRRRLTAAAHERRTALAGWENTTRNLAGALDQLRHEPRRAA, encoded by the coding sequence ATGAGCCGGGCCGCACCGCGTGCGGTGCACTTCGTGATGCCCGGCGCCGTGGCCGACCCGGCCGCGCCGAGCGGCGGCAACGTCTACGACCGGCGGATCTGCCGGGATCTGCCCGGCACCGGCTGGCGGGTCGAGGAGCACACCGTCGCGGGCGACTGGCCCCGGCCGGGACCCGCCGCCCGCGCGGAGCTGAGCCGCGTCCTGACCGGGACGGCGGACGGGGCGGTGGTGCTGCTCGACGGACTGGTCGCCGCCGCGCTGCCCCACCTCGTCGTTCCGCAGGCCCAGCGGCTGCGGCCGGCGGTGCTGGTGCATCTGCCGCTGGGCGACGAGACGGGGCTGGACCCCGGCCTGGCCGCCGAACTTCAGGCGCTGGAGGGCCGGACCCTGCGCTCGGTCCGGGCGGTGGTGGCCACCAGCGCGTGGGCGGCCGGGCGGCTGGTGGAACTGCACGGACTGGTCCCCGACCGGGTCCACGTCGCCGCGCCCGGCGCCGATATCGCGCCGCCGGCCTCCCCGGGCGGTGACGGCTCACGGCTGCTGTGCGTGGCCTCGGTGACCCCGCGCAAGGGACAGCTGCGGCTGGTGGAGGCGCTCGCGCAGATCCGCGACCTGCCCTGGAGCCTGGACTGTGTGGGACCCCTGGACCGGGACCCGGACTACACCGGCCGGCTCCGGGAGCTGATCGGGAGGACCGGCGTCGGCGACCGGGTGCGGCTGCTCGGCCCGAGGACCGGCGCCGGGCTGGACGCCGGCTACGCCGCTGCCGACGCGCTGGTGCTCGCCTCGTACGCCGAGACCTACGGCATGGCGGTGACCGAGGCGCTCGCCCGGGGGATACCGGTGCTGGCGACGGCCGTCGGCGGGGTCCCGGAGGCGGTCGGGCAGGCGCCCGGCGGCCGGACGCCGGGCCTGCTGATCGACCCGGACGACCCCGGGGCGCTGACGGCGGCGCTGCGCCGCTGGCTGGGCGACCCCGGTACGCGCCGCCGGCTGACCGCCGCCGCGCACGAGCGGCGTACCGCGCTGGCCGGGTGGGAGAACACCACCCGGAACCTGGCCGGTGCGCTGGACCAGCTCCGACACGAGCCGCGGAGGGCCGCGTGA
- a CDS encoding CDP-alcohol phosphatidyltransferase family protein: MALNNPYNTRLVRTETAAGAGAQLLLLVSLGTAVGLGPAGWLTGLAFAGATWAVLTRALSRSWLVSFGAANRVTLARATLVGGVTALVADSFASSPPVTVLVVLTAVALVLDAVDGQVARRTGTTSALGARFDMEVDAVLILVLSVYVAASLGPWVLLIGAMRYAFVAASWVLPWLAGPLPPSTARKTVAALQGVLLLVVGADVLPRPLAVGAALLALTLLSWSFARDIGRLWRARDRRVR; the protein is encoded by the coding sequence GTGGCCCTGAACAACCCGTACAACACGAGGCTGGTGCGGACCGAGACGGCCGCGGGCGCGGGCGCGCAGCTGCTGTTGCTCGTGTCGCTGGGCACGGCGGTCGGCCTGGGACCCGCGGGCTGGCTCACCGGCCTGGCCTTCGCGGGCGCCACCTGGGCGGTGCTCACCCGCGCCCTGTCGCGGTCCTGGCTCGTCTCCTTCGGCGCGGCCAACCGCGTCACGCTGGCGCGGGCGACGCTGGTCGGCGGGGTGACCGCGCTGGTCGCCGACTCCTTCGCGAGCTCGCCGCCGGTCACCGTCCTGGTGGTCCTCACCGCGGTCGCCCTGGTCCTCGACGCGGTCGACGGCCAGGTGGCCCGCCGCACCGGCACCACCTCCGCGCTGGGCGCGCGGTTCGACATGGAGGTCGACGCCGTCCTCATCCTGGTGCTCAGCGTCTACGTGGCCGCCTCGCTCGGCCCCTGGGTGCTGCTGATCGGGGCCATGCGCTACGCCTTCGTCGCCGCGTCATGGGTGCTGCCCTGGCTGGCCGGCCCCTTGCCCCCGAGCACGGCCCGTAAGACGGTGGCCGCGCTCCAGGGCGTGCTGCTGCTCGTCGTCGGCGCCGATGTGCTGCCCCGCCCCCTGGCCGTCGGCGCCGCCCTGCTGGCCCTGACCCTGCTCAGCTGGTCCTTCGCCCGCGACATCGGCCGGCTGTGGCGCGCCCGGGACCGCCGGGTGCGATGA
- a CDS encoding 6-pyruvoyl trahydropterin synthase family protein, with the protein MFSITVRDHIMVAHSFRGEVFGPAQRLHGATFLVDATFRRAELDGDNIVVDIGLATRELGEVCGALSYRNLDDEPGFRGVNTSTEFLAKVIADRLAERVRSGALGEGAHGLLGITVTLRESHIAWASYERAL; encoded by the coding sequence TTGTTCAGCATCACCGTCCGCGATCACATCATGGTCGCTCACAGTTTCCGCGGGGAGGTCTTCGGACCCGCGCAGCGGTTGCACGGGGCGACGTTCCTGGTGGACGCCACCTTCCGCCGGGCCGAGTTGGACGGCGACAACATCGTCGTCGACATCGGTCTGGCCACCCGTGAGCTGGGCGAGGTGTGCGGCGCGCTCAGCTATCGCAATCTCGACGACGAACCCGGTTTCCGGGGCGTCAACACCTCCACCGAGTTCCTCGCCAAGGTGATCGCCGACCGCCTCGCCGAGCGGGTGCGCTCCGGGGCGCTGGGCGAGGGCGCCCATGGGCTCTTGGGGATCACGGTCACCCTGCGCGAATCGCATATCGCCTGGGCCAGTTACGAGCGTGCGCTATGA
- a CDS encoding SDR family NAD(P)-dependent oxidoreductase, which yields MDLGLKGRVALVAAGTSGIGLAVARRLAGEGATVSVCGRSPGRLREAVSLLEEEAPGAVHGKALDVTDHAAVEGWVEEVAGLHGGPHVVVANAGSPPEGGAERFGVPDYRAAVELNLLSAITLTRAALPHMRQAGYGRILFVTSLASKQPIPGLALSNTVRPAVVGYAKALVHELAEAGERAVTVNVLAPGMTRTPTLQAWAEELEGGVERLSADIPIGRLAEPDEVGAAAAFLASSLAGATTGVVLPVDGGATRGLL from the coding sequence GTGGATCTGGGGCTGAAGGGGCGGGTCGCGCTGGTCGCGGCCGGTACGAGCGGCATCGGGCTGGCGGTGGCCCGCCGGCTGGCCGGGGAGGGCGCCACCGTATCGGTGTGCGGGCGCTCCCCCGGCCGGCTGCGGGAGGCGGTGAGCCTGCTGGAGGAGGAGGCGCCCGGGGCGGTGCACGGGAAGGCGCTGGACGTCACCGATCACGCCGCGGTGGAGGGCTGGGTCGAGGAGGTGGCCGGTCTGCACGGCGGGCCGCATGTGGTGGTCGCCAACGCGGGGAGCCCGCCGGAGGGGGGTGCCGAGCGGTTCGGTGTGCCGGACTACCGGGCGGCGGTGGAGCTCAACCTGCTCTCCGCGATCACCCTGACCCGGGCGGCCCTGCCGCATATGCGGCAGGCGGGCTACGGCCGGATCCTCTTCGTCACCTCGCTGGCCAGCAAGCAGCCGATTCCCGGGCTCGCGCTGTCCAACACGGTCCGCCCGGCGGTGGTCGGCTACGCCAAGGCGCTGGTGCACGAACTCGCCGAGGCCGGGGAGCGTGCGGTGACGGTCAATGTGCTCGCCCCCGGTATGACGCGTACGCCCACGCTCCAGGCGTGGGCGGAGGAACTCGAGGGCGGCGTGGAGCGGTTGAGCGCGGACATTCCGATCGGGCGGCTGGCGGAACCGGACGAGGTGGGTGCCGCCGCCGCCTTCCTCGCCTCGTCGCTCGCGGGAGCCACCACCGGAGTGGTGCTGCCGGTGGACGGCGGCGCCACCCGCGGCCTGCTCTGA
- a CDS encoding helix-turn-helix domain-containing protein, whose amino-acid sequence MRFFVERQLRTGEDLRRTRPSHRLYWRRMAHEKILLYGGAWAGGQGDTLLLQVDDHAALRSVLGGDPYVRERIVLSTRARELDEVFTGGSAAPAGPHVPDAGRPEIEAGELSAHERRLTRMMLDGLTNQQMAERLRVSPRAVEQHITRIYRKLDISRRAQLAVALHGRPPVAA is encoded by the coding sequence ATGAGATTCTTCGTAGAACGCCAACTGCGCACGGGAGAGGACCTGCGCCGTACGCGGCCGAGTCACCGTTTGTACTGGCGGCGGATGGCCCACGAGAAGATCCTGCTGTACGGAGGGGCCTGGGCCGGGGGGCAGGGCGACACGCTGCTGCTCCAGGTCGACGACCACGCCGCGCTGCGGAGCGTGCTGGGCGGGGACCCTTACGTCCGGGAACGCATCGTCCTGAGCACCCGCGCCAGGGAGCTGGACGAGGTCTTCACCGGCGGCTCCGCCGCGCCGGCCGGCCCCCATGTCCCGGACGCGGGGCGGCCGGAGATCGAGGCGGGCGAACTGAGCGCCCACGAGCGTCGGCTGACCCGGATGATGCTCGACGGTCTCACCAACCAGCAGATGGCCGAGCGGCTGCGGGTCTCCCCGCGCGCCGTGGAACAGCACATCACCCGGATCTATCGCAAACTCGACATCAGCCGCCGCGCCCAACTCGCCGTGGCCCTGCACGGACGTCCCCCCGTGGCCGCCTGA